The following are encoded in a window of Leptospira selangorensis genomic DNA:
- a CDS encoding DJ-1/PfpI family protein: MGQISVHILAFNEVEVLDLSGPYEVFSITENENKEKLFKVSIVAEKKELLHARNRFPVFPHLTIEESGVPDILIIPGGYGAEEIEIHNKKLLSWIKEMEPKVKILASICTGAFLLAEAGILDGMEVTTHWMDQETLRKNYPKIKKVVHEKFIDHGHILTSGGVSRGILMSLHIVERLVGKKIAEFTARRMEFDPYL, encoded by the coding sequence ATGGGGCAGATTTCAGTTCATATTTTGGCATTTAACGAAGTAGAAGTTTTGGATCTTTCCGGTCCCTACGAAGTGTTTTCCATCACCGAGAATGAAAATAAGGAAAAATTATTCAAAGTTTCTATAGTTGCGGAGAAGAAGGAGCTACTACATGCAAGGAATCGCTTTCCGGTTTTTCCTCATCTTACGATCGAAGAATCAGGCGTTCCGGATATTTTAATTATCCCGGGTGGATACGGAGCAGAAGAAATTGAGATCCATAATAAGAAGTTACTAAGCTGGATCAAAGAAATGGAACCTAAAGTAAAGATCTTAGCTTCTATATGCACTGGTGCGTTTTTACTCGCAGAGGCGGGAATTTTAGATGGAATGGAAGTTACCACTCATTGGATGGACCAAGAGACTTTGCGCAAGAATTACCCCAAGATCAAAAAAGTAGTCCATGAAAAATTTATAGATCATGGACATATTCTGACTTCAGGAGGAGTTTCCAGAGGAATTTTGATGTCACTACATATAGTGGAGAGGTTAGTAGGCAAGAAGATCGCAGAGTTTACTGCGAGAAGAATGGAATTTGATCCTTATCTTTAA
- a CDS encoding HesA/MoeB/ThiF family protein, translating to MSPEQKKYFSRQTKLPFLGESGQNGLLQKSALVIGLGGLGSPASLHLATAGVGRIGLWDFDTVELSNLHRQTAFTLSDIGRKKTDTTKEYIQARVPGIQIETFTEIFSERIDPSIFKNWDIVLDCTDQIQAKYTINRFCIQNFKPLVAASVFRTSAQVAIFSPHGKPCYKCLYPNLEGSELLSCEDGGVLGVQTAIAGLYQASFAIQYLLFPEKSPTHSAFQLEWESPLLYETFLEADPNCSECGSGKREETFRDEIDLKDWKEWKKDPKYILLDVRESEERKETPIGNSIFSPLSELSINTALSFSKEKIYITICESGIRSKKAAKILKEAGLTAYSLQGGRKILAL from the coding sequence ATGAGTCCGGAACAGAAAAAGTATTTTTCCAGACAAACTAAACTGCCGTTTTTAGGAGAATCCGGTCAAAATGGACTTCTCCAAAAATCAGCATTGGTGATCGGACTTGGGGGCTTGGGCTCCCCTGCTTCCTTACATCTAGCAACTGCAGGAGTGGGAAGGATCGGACTTTGGGATTTTGATACCGTAGAATTAAGCAACCTTCACAGGCAAACGGCATTCACTCTTTCCGATATTGGCAGAAAAAAAACGGATACTACCAAGGAATATATACAAGCAAGGGTCCCCGGTATTCAAATAGAAACATTCACTGAAATTTTTTCCGAAAGAATAGATCCAAGTATATTCAAAAATTGGGATATAGTTTTGGATTGTACGGACCAGATCCAAGCCAAATATACAATCAACCGATTTTGTATCCAAAATTTTAAACCTCTCGTAGCAGCTTCCGTTTTTAGGACAAGCGCACAAGTAGCGATCTTCTCTCCTCATGGAAAACCTTGTTATAAATGTTTGTATCCGAATTTAGAAGGATCCGAACTTCTTTCCTGCGAAGATGGAGGAGTGTTAGGTGTACAAACTGCGATTGCAGGTCTATACCAAGCTTCTTTTGCGATCCAATATCTGCTTTTTCCTGAAAAATCTCCGACTCATTCCGCATTCCAATTGGAATGGGAGTCTCCCCTTCTATATGAAACTTTTTTAGAAGCGGATCCGAATTGTTCTGAATGCGGTTCCGGCAAAAGAGAAGAAACATTCAGAGATGAGATCGATCTAAAAGATTGGAAAGAATGGAAGAAGGACCCAAAATACATTCTACTCGATGTACGAGAATCAGAAGAAAGAAAAGAAACTCCTATTGGAAATTCAATATTTTCCCCCCTTTCCGAACTCTCCATAAACACAGCATTAAGTTTTTCGAAAGAAAAAATCTATATTACGATTTGTGAATCAGGAATTCGATCTAAAAAAGCGGCTAAAATTCTAAAAGAAGCAGGACTTACTGCTTATTCACTACAAGGTGGAAGAAAAATATTGGCCCTATAA
- a CDS encoding MoaD/ThiS family protein: protein MDIQLLFFAAVKDHFPDLKKIEVSEGDSIVHLRKILTNTNPDSESILKVSRFAVNQSIVGDDFVLREGSVVAVLPPSSGG from the coding sequence ATGGATATTCAACTTTTGTTTTTTGCCGCAGTGAAAGATCATTTTCCCGATCTCAAAAAAATAGAAGTCTCAGAAGGAGATTCTATTGTCCATCTTCGTAAAATTCTTACTAATACAAATCCGGATTCGGAATCTATTTTAAAAGTGAGTAGATTTGCAGTAAACCAATCCATCGTAGGCGATGATTTTGTCTTAAGGGAAGGTTCAGTGGTAGCAGTACTTCCTCCTTCCAGCGGTGGTTGA
- a CDS encoding radical SAM protein encodes MDIVDAYGRKFEVLRVSVTSSCGFGCVYCAPGTALNGEGANGSFLSAELLHKNILLLSRKIFIKEIHLTGGEPTLHKDLPNLVKVAKEEKIPNIALTSNGFFRDGLIRDLKLAGLDRMNFSLDSLSQESFSLISGKNLPVIRLLNRIEEAIQEGLEVKLNCTVLKGYNEEQIRPILRWAGERNLPIRYLELMKMGPLRTKHSELFFSAAKMKEELGLEFNFEPEITPIESTAKYYRTSENYRFGIIANHTEPFCDGCNRLRMDHLGKIYGCLSDFRSFPVSEDESELENSLDLAMKTKKNEFTGSELSMKYIGG; translated from the coding sequence TTGGACATCGTGGATGCTTACGGTCGAAAATTCGAAGTGCTTAGGGTGAGTGTTACATCCTCTTGCGGCTTCGGCTGTGTGTATTGTGCTCCCGGCACTGCGTTAAATGGAGAAGGTGCAAACGGTTCTTTTTTAAGCGCTGAACTTCTTCATAAAAATATCCTTCTTCTTTCCCGTAAAATTTTTATCAAAGAGATTCATTTAACAGGTGGAGAGCCAACTCTTCATAAGGATCTTCCTAATCTTGTTAAGGTGGCTAAAGAGGAGAAGATCCCAAATATCGCACTTACCTCTAACGGATTTTTCAGAGATGGTCTTATCCGAGATCTGAAACTTGCGGGTCTTGATAGAATGAACTTCTCCTTGGATTCACTTTCTCAGGAATCTTTTTCTCTCATCTCCGGCAAAAATCTTCCTGTAATTCGTTTATTAAATAGGATAGAAGAAGCCATCCAAGAAGGACTCGAAGTTAAACTCAATTGTACCGTATTAAAAGGTTATAATGAAGAGCAGATCCGCCCGATTCTTCGTTGGGCGGGAGAAAGAAATCTTCCGATCCGTTATTTGGAATTAATGAAGATGGGACCTCTTAGGACAAAACATTCCGAATTATTCTTTTCCGCTGCAAAGATGAAAGAAGAGTTGGGTTTAGAATTTAATTTTGAACCTGAGATCACGCCGATCGAGTCCACCGCAAAATATTATCGCACTTCTGAAAATTATAGATTCGGGATCATTGCAAATCATACGGAACCTTTCTGCGACGGTTGTAACCGTCTTAGGATGGATCATCTGGGAAAAATTTACGGATGTTTAAGCGATTTTCGTTCATTCCCAGTTTCGGAAGATGAGTCTGAGTTGGAGAATTCTTTAGATCTTGCAATGAAGACCAAAAAAAACGAGTTTACCGGAAGTGAACTTTCTATGAAATATATAGGCGGATAG
- a CDS encoding ArsR/SmtB family transcription factor yields the protein MNHALNQSARLDATFAALSDPTRRAILSRLANGEVSVMDLAKPFSMSQPAISKHLKVLEKAGLISGIKDAQKRLRKLEAKPLEEATEWLENYRKFWEGRFNQLDSLIEELKLSKRPSPKRKNKKGE from the coding sequence ATGAATCATGCACTTAATCAGTCGGCCAGATTGGATGCTACATTTGCAGCCCTCTCAGACCCTACAAGAAGGGCAATCCTATCACGTTTAGCGAATGGAGAGGTTTCCGTAATGGATTTGGCAAAACCATTTTCCATGAGCCAACCCGCAATTTCTAAACATTTAAAGGTTTTGGAAAAAGCAGGACTCATCTCGGGGATCAAGGATGCCCAAAAAAGATTACGCAAATTAGAAGCTAAACCATTGGAAGAAGCTACCGAATGGTTGGAAAATTATAGGAAATTCTGGGAAGGAAGATTCAATCAATTGGATTCACTTATAGAAGAATTAAAACTTTCTAAACGACCTTCCCCAAAACGTAAGAATAAAAAAGGAGAATAG
- a CDS encoding SRPBCC family protein, translated as MSSFVGTLKVEAKGDREIVMTREFNADKDLVFDCFTKPELIKRWLYGPDGWSLDVCTVDLKVGGKYRYVWKYLKDGSTMGAGGTYKEISGPDRLVQTESFDEAWYPGEALLTTTFVEKSGKTFVTINIQYETKEGRDTVVKSPMEGGASQSYNRLETLLDTLILEGKK; from the coding sequence ATGAGCAGCTTTGTTGGAACCTTAAAGGTAGAGGCTAAAGGAGACAGGGAAATCGTAATGACCCGCGAGTTTAATGCGGATAAAGATCTGGTATTCGACTGTTTTACAAAACCTGAATTAATCAAACGTTGGTTATACGGTCCGGACGGTTGGAGTTTGGATGTATGCACAGTAGATCTGAAAGTTGGCGGAAAATATAGATATGTTTGGAAATATCTAAAAGACGGATCTACAATGGGAGCAGGAGGAACTTATAAGGAAATTTCAGGACCGGACAGACTCGTTCAAACTGAATCTTTTGATGAGGCATGGTATCCTGGAGAAGCTTTGCTCACGACTACGTTTGTCGAAAAATCCGGCAAAACATTTGTTACGATCAACATTCAATACGAAACCAAAGAAGGAAGAGATACAGTAGTCAAATCTCCAATGGAAGGCGGAGCTTCTCAAAGTTATAATCGCCTGGAAACTTTACTGGATACTCTAATTCTGGAAGGAAAAAAATAA